A window of Primulina tabacum isolate GXHZ01 chromosome 4, ASM2559414v2, whole genome shotgun sequence contains these coding sequences:
- the LOC142542627 gene encoding cold-responsive protein kinase 1-like: MGCCCFGALTLHQKKQNKDARQSTEDQEGPQIGKTKNFSYNELREATNNFHRSNKIGRGGFGTVYKGTLKNGKKVAVKTLSTGSKQGVREFLTEIDTISNVKHPNLVELVGCCVNGTNHILVYEYLENKSIDRVLLGMNRSVNLNWEKRSNICLGTARGLAYLHEELVPRIVHRDIKASNILLDEDFRPKIGDFGLAKLFPEDITHISTKIAGTTGYLAPEYALGGQLTMKADVYSFGVLTLEVVSGRSSGNTNHGGMHKLLVEWAWELHEEGKLLDLVDPELEAFPEDQVLRYMKVALFCTQANGSRRPLMSQVIEMLSKNVRLNEKQLTPPGFFETSGLVSGTTVNNKSSEASTSHQMSTFPTTITHVTPR; the protein is encoded by the exons ATGGGCTGTTGCTGCTTTGGTGCCTTAACTTTGCACCAGAAGAAACAGAATAAAGATGCTCGTCAGTCGACAGAAGACCAAGAAG GGCCCCAAATTGGTAAGACAAAGAACTTCTCATACAATGAGTTAAGAGAAGCAACAAACAACTTCCATCGCAGTAACAAAATAGGACGAGGAGGTTTTGGGACAGTTTACAAG GGAACCCTAAAAAATGGAAAGAAAGTTGCTGTGAAGACACTTTCTACCGGGTCAAAGCAAGGAGTGCGTGAGTTTTTAACTGAGATTGACACCATATCCAATGTTAAACACCCAAATCTAGTTGAGTTAGTTGGGTGCTGCGTTAACGGTACCAACCACATTTTGGTCTATGAATATTTAGAGAATAAGAGCATCGATCGAGTGTTGTTAG GTATGAACAGGTCTGTTAATCTGAACTGGGAAAAGAGGTCTAACATCTGCTTGGGAACTGCTCGTGGACTTGCATATCTTCATGAAGAACTTGTACCTCGCATTGTGCACAGAGATATCAAAGCTAGTAATATACTCCTGGACGAGGACTTCCGACCTAAAATTGGAGACTTTGGATTAGCTAAACTTTTCCCTGAAGATATCACCCACATCAGCACAAAAATAGCAGGAACAAC TGGCTACCTGGCACCTGAATATGCATTAGGTGGCCAGTTAACTATGAAGGCCGATGTATACAGCTTTGGGGTTCTAACTCTCGAAGTTGTAAGTGGCAGGAGCAGTGGAAACACCAATCATGGGGGAATGCACAAATTGCTTGTCGAATGG GCATGGGAGCTACACGAAGAAGGTAAACTCTTGGATCTAGTCGACCCAGAATTGGAAGCATTTCCAGAGGACCAGGTTCTTAGGTACATGAAAGTGGCCCTTTTCTGCACCCAAGCAAATGGTAGCAGGAGGCCCTTAATGAGCCAGGTCATTGAAATGCTCTCCAAAAATGTACGTCTTAACGAAAAGCAACTCACACCTCCCGGTTTCTTTGAAACCTCAGGTCTGGTAAGTGGCACAACGGTTAATAACAAGTCTTCAGAAGCTTCAACTAGCCATCAAATGAGTACTTTTCCTACGACAATCACTCATGTGACCCCAAGATAA